The Gallus gallus isolate bGalGal1 chromosome 5, bGalGal1.mat.broiler.GRCg7b, whole genome shotgun sequence region TTCAGATTTGCTTTGATTTGGATTTGAACGTGTTTCTAGAGGAAAGTTCCTTCTCATCAGGGAGCTCTTGTCAAGTTCCCCAATCCTAGCTATCTGGTAGCTAAGATAACAAGCTGAACAGTAAGTTAAATACAACTAAAAACTGTTTCATTCTAGCACAGGCAGAGTTGCTTTCTTAGAGCAAGTCTCCAAAACAATTCAAAATTTTTAGGCCTCCCAATATTCCAATCTTGCTCGTATTGTATGTGGGAGCAGTCCAGCTACAGTCCCCACACAAAGCAAATTCTCtccaaacattttcttcttgcataCAGAAGAACAATCCTGCATGCAAGCCACTTACCTTCTGACTGAGAAACTGGCACGCCTGGAACCACAGAGGGACCAGGCGTGAAGTTAGTGGGGTTAGATTCTGCACCGGCTCCCGTTGGCAAAACCTTGGCTTTGGGGGCACAGCATACCACCAAACCCATCTCAAACACACAGGACAATGAGGATACTTCTTGAACCCAAAGCACATGCAAAATGGAAGCACGTATTTGACGTGGAAGTATATGGGGTTGGGGGCAGGCATAACATAGTGGGGCCTTGCCGTCATTGAAGAGACCTGCTTTGGAACTACTAATTTctccagagagcagagaaagatgAGGGAGACACATGTGGGGATATTTCTGTAGCACTGCCCAATCTGTTCAAGAATGCTAGCTGTGTTTATAGAAAGATATAACACAGTGACACAGACAGTACATATAGTGGGTACTTTACCTTATGGCCAAGTTAGACTTGACCTATTTGAAAAACGACCTTTTGCATGAGAGGCAGTTGAAAGTTTTCTGCTTATGTTAAATTCATCTTTGTGTTCCTTTTGCCAACTTTCCCACGGGTTCAAAATCCAGTATAGGAGCTCTACAGCTCCTCAAATGAAGGCAGAGTCCTTTTATCTCCACAAACGCCTGTAATGTTTGATGTTACGCCTAACCTTTAGAATGTTCTTAAGGAGATTTAATAAAAATCTGTAGCAAAAGGATCACTTGATCCTCGTATAACACATCAGCAGGCATTGCTTTGGAATGCTACAGTCTGTTTTGGATAGAAATTCAAATACAGAGAAATCTCATGAGCTGTGGACTTCCCGGTACAACCTTTTCAAATATTATCATACTGTGCTGAAAACGTATCATGTCTTTTGGGGAACAGTTATGCATTATTAGTACAGGTTGCAGCACCCCTCAAAAGAGCAGCAACACCCAGACAAACCACTGcacctttctgcagctgcacattCTCTTAAGGTTTATCAGTctacagctctgcacagaaaataCCATGAGAAAGTCCAGTCTTATGTTTGGCACCTACAGACAACTGAGCTCCCAGTGCTATGTTCATCTGATAAGGCAAAGTTGTGTGATGAGGTGGGGAGGCAGTGCTTGGTCAGTCCTGTCAGCCAAAGCTGTCATCAGAGATCACCATTTCATCCTGACATTGCTTTGCTTAGGTTAGGAAACACTGAGAAGACCAAACCCCATCAGTGCAGAGTTCTCCTCCCTtgcttctctgcagctcctcctttATGTCTGTTACTTTTCTGCATGCTCTAGCTCCCAGGTTTCCTCTAGCCCTAGCCTCTCACAAGTTCACTGCGAACATGTAAAATAGTTAAAAACACGAGACtcagaaaaatcagaacaaataGAAGTCATACGAAGAAGGAAAGTGGGAGGAGAGGGATGAGTGAAAAGAGCTTACAAGAGTATAACCCTGTGATGTTAGTTTTGTTACACACCATTCTTAGCAGTCACTTGTTTACCCTTCGTAAACAAGAGTTGTATCTCCTTGTGTATTCAAAGCATCTCAGTTAGGTGTTTGAAAATCCCAGCAATTAGCAGATGGAAATTGTGCAGGCATGGCAtgaagaaatgtgatttttatttactaGCTGTTATGTTCACTTcattttgcctttcattttctcagcatGAGGCAGAATAGGAGTTACCCTTCCATCTTTAGCCTCATTTCGTTGCAACAAGAAAATGTTGTTGTTGAGGCTGAAGTGACTACTTTGAACACTTAGAAGATATCCCCAGCCAGGAGCTAGGAAGGGGATATGGGTACTTACTGTTTCTGAGCCTGATCAATCCGGTTCCTGAGAGTGACAATCTGAAAACAACACACATGACTAGGGTTTTTAGGGATAAAGAGACTTCGTTACATCACAGAGAGGAGAGTTTTACCTGCTGAAGTGCTGGGAACAGGTGCCTGTGATAGGGATTAATACTCcctttgaaataaaagcttaCTCTTTCTTGAAGGAGAGAAGTGTTACTCCTTGGTGATAAATCTTTAAGCCAATTTCACATTTCAAGGGAAAGAAGAGCTAGAATTTTATAATCCTTTCTAGTAAATTCCCTATCCATACAAACTAATCTACCATAAACTCACACGTCAAACTGCAGGCAGATGAACTGGAATGAGTGTCACTCTGGCCAACTGGAAAGCTCTCTCATGGCCTCGCCCCATGTATGAGTTGATCTCACCTTCTCACTCTTTCTCTACTCCTACATGTTAGGAAAAACATCACCTTGAAGTCCAGTAGACTTTGGATGGGGACATCAGGAGTGGAGGCCGCACATTCTACCAGAACACCTTTGTTAGCTGGCAGAGAAGGAGGTGAAAGCCTGCAGAAGTCACCACCTTCTTAGTCACTCATCTAATTTTAAACGTTCTGAAGATGGCAATATTAAGGAGAGCTTCAAAACCACAGGGGAAAAGGTTGGAGCAGGGGCTCTGAACATCTTCCCAAGCTCTGTTGGTGACTGCAAGCCGTTAGAGCGTCTGTCTGACAAGATGTTGTCTAACTTTGCTTTGCCATGGGTAGATTTAGATTTCAACCTGATGCGTGGAAAGCAAACACCTACCTTTTGCAGCGTAAGCACATTCTGGCCTGCCTTAGCATTGCAATCCTGGCCCATAGCCCTGGACTTGCTACTGAAATCTCAGGACCTCCAGCGCAGTGGAAAAGCCCCAGAGAATGAGAGTGTGACAGGGAGTCCTCTTTTGCCCCCTCACCTTCTCATTTATAACCAAGTCAAGGTTCTACCTAGCTTTTCTCATGTGGAAGAATGCATTGGTCAAGACATGCACTTTGCTCCTGCTTCTGGTATGCTTCAAAGTTTTCGACTGCCTTTGCATGTCCAAGAACCAGTGACCCAGCATTTGAATATTTAAAGCAGTGTTTGATACTCCCCAcgtgcaaaacaaaaacaagaagtcCTACATTCAGGTTGGCCCAACAACTGGTATTTCCTGGGTTGCACCTTTCCATGGCAAACAGACAAAATGAGAGACTGAAACATTAGCAGGAACAGGACAATacaaggaaggaaagagcagcTCATCAGCTGCTTTTGTACTTACTCATGGAATTTTTAATATCTGCTGCAGCAGTTTAAATTGTCTGTGGTTACTGGCTGTTTTTCACAAGTGTGGAGGAAAACCAGCTCTCTCTTCAGTTTGACCCAAGGACTTAAGACTTACCTTCACTGACAACCTTGCCATAGTGACCATTACACTCACTCTCCAAGGAAGCACCAAAGAGCAATGGATTCTAGAGCCAAAGTACAGCTCCATTCCTGTGTGTTCCGCTTCCTTCCTTCATCTCTCCCTTGTATCCTCACTCATCTCTCCCTCATCCTCTTCGCTGTTTCCACTTACCTTTCTCCTCACTTTTCCTGCTATACTTTCCCTTATTTTCCCAGTTCTAACATCTCAGCCGTGCATTTTCCTTCTACTTGCCATTATTTGCACTCTATGGCCTTGATTCTCCTTATTAGCTACCCATTCATTTGTCTGCATAGAGACCTCATTACCATAACATGTACAACACACCTGCCACTGCTGTATTTCCTGCTGTTTCACACTCAGATGACCCGTTATCCTTAAGCTAGCTCTCTTCAGTATTTTGAATCTAGGTAGCCATTAAGCCACAAGGTGAAGAACCTTCCCACTCTCCATACCATTCTTTTCTATGAGGTCCAGGATGCTGCTTGTGCTTCCCTAAGCTTCTGCTTCTATCTCAGGTGTGTTGTAGCTATCCCTGCATGCAACTAAAAGCAGAGGTTTGGACAGAGAGTTATTTGTAGAGATGAACTGAATGGACTACATGCTCAGTTCTTCAGCTACAACCCTATTAGATCCTGACTCTTCTCCTAAATTACTTCATCTCTTTTCAAAGAAcacaaagggagagaaaaaggaagtgaaGGAAGTCACAcaagatgcatttttctcttttctcttcgCACTTGGAGCCAAGTGCCAGTTTCTGCCTGGCACCTGTCCTCTGACCATGCTGCAGGCTCATGCATTTGGTAGCCTTTGCTGCTGATGTTACACAGACAAGTTCATTGTACTTACAACTTGGAaagctcctgcagcctgcaaCGTAGTGTTAAAATCTAAGAGAGATTGAGATAATTACATTGGTGTTGCTCATTCCCTGTCAGCGTGTGTCTGTGTAATTGGGAATTAAAAGTAGAGCAAGACAGAGTGATCCAGTAGGATTTCTCAGCCACTGAAACCTGGTGTAGGTAACTCATTGTGAAGGAAACCTATTCACTTCATGTTACCATAAGACAGTGCAGTCAGATGCTCCTGTCCGGAGACAGGTTTCAGTAACTCCAGAGAACTCAGTCCACAGGGAATCTGTCTGGGACAGGTATAAAACTTCAAACATTCAAGTGTGAAATCAAAGACACTTAAAAACGTTACTTTGTGATGGAGATGAGTGAACTGAGACTCTTTTTGTACCACAGTTACCTAGAAGATAAACAAGAATGAACAAAGTGTGTTCAAGTAGGTGCATTTTCCATTGACACTGGCTATCCAAGAAGGCACTGAAAGCCTTGAGAGTAATCTATGAAACTTCAGCCTAAAATGTGAAATCCAGTCCAAGTACATCAGGGGGACTATAGTTCCAGGTGCATTTCTGCTTAAATATTCCAAAAGGTCATTGAAGAATCAAGTGATTTTGCCATTGTACAGCTTTTGCCAGAGGATTCTTGgagattttaatgttttggaGCTAGTATCATTAGAAAAATGGCTTTTCCACTCAcctcatattttttcctctttatttgcTCAGCAAAGTCATACTTCTCAGTCTGCAGCTGGTATAACCAGTCCCACAGTTCCTTAGCCTTGTCCCTGTGTGTTTACGGAGAAAGGGCAAGAGGAGAAATTCATCACATCACGTATTTTCTAGTTTTCACATCACTATTAGTGagatattttacattttgttcaATTCCCTTCATGCATTATCCTGCTAACTTCTTCTGGCCTCTGAAAGCTAGTAAGCTAGAGCTAGTAAGCTCTGAAAGTTAATCAAGGTCACACTTCTTCACATGAGAACCTTTCAGCCTTCTACTCTTGCGTGTACCCAACACTAATATACTTCTGCCAGATTTAATTTTCCCCCGAACTTGTAAGGATAAAAACGTGTCCAGGGTAATTAGATGAAAAAGAGGAATATCCAAATGCCTCAGAgatgagcagagcagctgacatTGTGCAATCTCATCTGCTTCAGGACTGAAGTTAAACTCCACTGTGTAGAGTCCAGGCCATCACGTGAAGACTGCTCTGCACCTGAGCACTCAGCTCCCAAGCCTCCAGCCTTAGTGCTATTCTTATTCATAACTTAACAGCTCTAACTGCCCTAGGAACACTGTGATAGTAGAAACCAATCTGTGAGTTTGTTCATCTTACTTCAGAGCTGGGTTTAAAGTCTGTGCCAAGTCCACTGGCTGACACCCTAATTAGGACAAGCTGACAGGCCATTTCAATAATATCTCGTGTCTCATTTCCCCCTCTGTTCTTCAGAccaaggaaaagcagagcttgATATTGTCCCTTGAGGAATTTCAAGGAAAGCCTCCTCCCTCATTCTTTTGCTAGAGAAGACTCCAGGACAGTAAGTCCACATTTCAATGGATTACATAACAGTAAGTGACGGCAAGCGTGTTACCTCAGCTTGTCTTCATTAAGATGGTCAATGTTCAAGGGCTTGCGCCTCTCTGCCAGGACCTTCTTCTTTGTCTCTCTAGCTGTTtgcttcttccctctcttctgATCAGCCTATTTTCAGAACATCAACTCATGTCAGACTGCAGAAACGCAGGCTGAACAAAGTAAGTTCATTAACAGAACATGTAAGACAAGTTGCCAGGGATCCATAAGAAGGAAagtcaaggtttttttttctcaacttaTAATAAAGACTCTTTCTTGTCAGTCCAGTTGTTTAACACTTGATCCATGCATTTACCTTTGCCAGATAGCTGCTGTATGAGGCACCCATGGAGGACAGAGCCTTCTTCTTCTTGAGATCATCCTCGGCTTTTCTCTTGgcatcttcttcctctctccgTGCCTTTTCCTCCTGTAGAGTGCAAGACATAGAAGCAAGTTACTTTAGGGGAGATGCTCAGCTTCTCTGGCAACGTGTGTCAGTACAGGGAGTGTGACCAGATAAAATATATGCAAGTACTGGCAAATCCCATGCCCTGCCCTTGTTTTAAGAAGATGGTCATCTCTTCTCTGGACCGAGATAGACAGAATCTGTAGTTTCTTTCCATCTCTAGAAATCTCCTCCACCTGAATGTTGAAACAAAAAGAGATATGAGCATGCTTACCGCAAGCCGTGCTTGACgctccttctccttctcagCCCGGATTCTCTGttgctctgctctttcagctCTGCGCTTCTCCTGCAAGAAGCAGTGACAGAGGTTTGAACTCAGGCCTGTGGCTTCATCTGCCTCTCACAGTACCCACCACCAAGAGATTTGGTACACAGTGAGCCATCGGCTCCCTTGCAAGGATATGCAGAATAGGGCTGACGTGCAAATACCAGGTGTAAAATGGAGATGAGTGAGAAAACAGATGTGAGAAGAAGCAATTTGGAGGTGACATGAATCATTTCTATGCATGGCAAACTAACAAGATTAATGGTTTAAATTCTCATCTTTATCTCTCATCTAACACCGTGGATGAGCAGTACAGGGACTCACAATCCTCTCCTTAAGGGCAACCagctcttcttcttcctttcgCCTGGCCTCAAAGTGGCTGTCAATCAAGGCCTGCAGTTCAATCAGGTCtttgttctgccttttcttttggaTGTCCTGGAAGAGCAGCAAAAAGCTTTCAGTAAGCCTGTAGTACACTAGGAACACACCCTGGAGACTCCCAGCACTCTGccaacacacacagaaacaaaagcagaaggtaTTGCATTTATCTATGGGCTAGATTCAGTAAGTGTTGATGCAGGTCAGAGACATTCAGAGGCTCATCCATGTGGTGGTCAGGAGCCCAGAAGGAAACAGAATCCACAACTTCT contains the following coding sequences:
- the TNNT3 gene encoding troponin T, fast skeletal muscle isoforms isoform X18 — encoded protein: MSDTEEVEHGEEEYEEEAHEAEEVHEEAHHEEAHHEEAHAHAEEVHEPAPPPVHEPEEAPEEEEKPRIKLTAPKIPEGEKVDFDDIQKKRQNKDLIELQALIDSHFEARRKEEEELVALKERIEKRRAERAEQQRIRAEKEKERQARLAEEKARREEEDAKRKAEDDLKKKKALSSMGASYSSYLAKADQKRGKKQTARETKKKVLAERRKPLNIDHLNEDKLRDKAKELWDWLYQLQTEKYDFAEQIKRKKYEILTLRCRLQELSKFSKKAGAKGKVGGRWK
- the TNNT3 gene encoding troponin T, fast skeletal muscle isoforms isoform X34; translation: MSDTEEVEHGEAHEAEEVHEEEVHEPAPPPEEKPRIKLTAPKIPEGEKVDFDDIQKKRQNKDLIELQALIDSHFEARRKEEEELVALKERIEKRRAERAEQQRIRAEKEKERQARLAEEKARREEEDAKRKAEDDLKKKKALSSMGASYSSYLAKADQKRGKKQTARETKKKVLAERRKPLNIDHLNEDKLRDKAKELWDWLYQLQTEKYDFAEQIKRKKYEIVTLRNRIDQAQKHSKKAGAKGKVGGRWK
- the TNNT3 gene encoding troponin T, fast skeletal muscle isoforms isoform X2, producing MSDTEEVEHGEEEYEEEAHEAEEVHEEAHHEEAHHEEAHHEEAHHAEAHHAEAHHEEAHAHAEEVHEPAPPPVHEPEEAPEEEEKPRIKLTAPKIPEGEKVDFDDIQKKRQNKDLIELQALIDSHFEARRKEEEELVALKERIEKRRAERAEQQRIRAEKEKERQARLAEEKARREEEDAKRKAEDDLKKKKALSSMGASYSSYLAKADQKRGKKQTARETKKKVLAERRKPLNIDHLNEDKLRDKAKELWDWLYQLQTEKYDFAEQIKRKKYEIVTLRNRIDQAQKHSKKAGAKGKVGGRWK
- the TNNT3 gene encoding troponin T, fast skeletal muscle isoforms isoform X40, producing MSDTEEVEHGEAHEAEEVHEEAHHEEAHHAEAHHAEAHHEEAHAHAEEVHEPAPPPVHEPEEAPEEEEKPRIKLTAPKIPEGEKVDFDDIQKKRQNKDLIELQALIDSHFEARRKEEEELVALKERIEKRRAERAEQQRIRAEKEKERQARLAEEKARREEEDAKRKAEDDLKKKKALSSMGASYSSYLAKADQKRGKKQTARETKKKVLAERRKPLNIDHLNEDKLRDKAKELWDWLYQLQTEKYDFAEQIKRKKYEILTLRCRLQELSKFSKKAGAKGKVGGRWK
- the TNNT3 gene encoding troponin T, fast skeletal muscle isoforms isoform X31, giving the protein MSDTEEVEHGEEEYEEEAHEAEEVHEEEVHEPAPPPVHEPEEKPRIKLTAPKIPEGEKVDFDDIQKKRQNKDLIELQALIDSHFEARRKEEEELVALKERIEKRRAERAEQQRIRAEKEKERQARLAEEKARREEEDAKRKAEDDLKKKKALSSMGASYSSYLAKADQKRGKKQTARETKKKVLAERRKPLNIDHLNEDKLRDKAKELWDWLYQLQTEKYDFAEQIKRKKYEIVTLRNRIDQAQKHSKKAGAKGKVGGRWK
- the TNNT3 gene encoding troponin T, fast skeletal muscle isoforms isoform X30, encoding MSDTEEVEHGEEEYEEEAHEAEEVHEEEVHEPAPPPEEAPEEEEKPRIKLTAPKIPEGEKVDFDDIQKKRQNKDLIELQALIDSHFEARRKEEEELVALKERIEKRRAERAEQQRIRAEKEKERQARLAEEKARREEEDAKRKAEDDLKKKKALSSMGASYSSYLAKADQKRGKKQTARETKKKVLAERRKPLNIDHLNEDKLRDKAKELWDWLYQLQTEKYDFAEQIKRKKYEIVTLRNRIDQAQKHSKKAGAKGKVGGRWK
- the TNNT3 gene encoding troponin T, fast skeletal muscle isoforms isoform X24, with product MSDTEEVEHGEAHEAEEVHEEAHHEEAHHEEAHAHAEEVHEPAPPPVHEPEEAPEEEEKPRIKLTAPKIPEGEKVDFDDIQKKRQNKDLIELQALIDSHFEARRKEEEELVALKERIEKRRAERAEQQRIRAEKEKERQARLAEEKARREEEDAKRKAEDDLKKKKALSSMGASYSSYLAKADQKRGKKQTARETKKKVLAERRKPLNIDHLNEDKLRDKAKELWDWLYQLQTEKYDFAEQIKRKKYEILTLRCRLQELSKFSKKAGAKGKVGGRWK
- the TNNT3 gene encoding troponin T, fast skeletal muscle isoforms isoform X11, with the protein product MSDTEEVEHGEAHEAEEVHEEAHHEEAHHEEAHHAEAHHAEAHHEEAHAHAEEVHEPAPPPVHEPEEAPEEEEKPRIKLTAPKIPEGEKVDFDDIQKKRQNKDLIELQALIDSHFEARRKEEEELVALKERIEKRRAERAEQQRIRAEKEKERQARLAEEKARREEEDAKRKAEDDLKKKKALSSMGASYSSYLAKADQKRGKKQTARETKKKVLAERRKPLNIDHLNEDKLRDKAKELWDWLYQLQTEKYDFAEQIKRKKYEILTLRCRLQELSKFSKKAGAKGKVGGRWK
- the TNNT3 gene encoding troponin T, fast skeletal muscle isoforms isoform X39, producing MSDTEEVEHGEEEYEEEAHEAEEVHEEAHHEEAHHAEAHHEEAHAHAEEVHEPAPPPVHEPEEAPEEEEKPRIKLTAPKIPEGEKVDFDDIQKKRQNKDLIELQALIDSHFEARRKEEEELVALKERIEKRRAERAEQQRIRAEKEKERQARLAEEKARREEEDAKRKAEDDLKKKKALSSMGASYSSYLAKADQKRGKKQTARETKKKVLAERRKPLNIDHLNEDKLRDKAKELWDWLYQLQTEKYDFAEQIKRKKYEILTLRCRLQELSKFSKKAGAKGKVGGRWK
- the TNNT3 gene encoding troponin T, fast skeletal muscle isoforms isoform X3, whose amino-acid sequence is MSDTEEVEHGEEEYEEEAHEAEEVHEEAHHEEAHHEEAHHEEAHHAEAHHAEAHHEEAHAHAEEVHEPAPPPEEAPEEEEKPRIKLTAPKIPEGEKVDFDDIQKKRQNKDLIELQALIDSHFEARRKEEEELVALKERIEKRRAERAEQQRIRAEKEKERQARLAEEKARREEEDAKRKAEDDLKKKKALSSMGASYSSYLAKADQKRGKKQTARETKKKVLAERRKPLNIDHLNEDKLRDKAKELWDWLYQLQTEKYDFAEQIKRKKYEIVTLRNRIDQAQKHSKKAGAKGKVGGRWK
- the TNNT3 gene encoding troponin T, fast skeletal muscle isoforms isoform X25; this translates as MSDTEEVEHGEEEYEEEAHEAEEVHEEAHAHAEEVHEPAPPPVHEPEEAPEEEEKPRIKLTAPKIPEGEKVDFDDIQKKRQNKDLIELQALIDSHFEARRKEEEELVALKERIEKRRAERAEQQRIRAEKEKERQARLAEEKARREEEDAKRKAEDDLKKKKALSSMGASYSSYLAKADQKRGKKQTARETKKKVLAERRKPLNIDHLNEDKLRDKAKELWDWLYQLQTEKYDFAEQIKRKKYEILTLRCRLQELSKFSKKAGAKGKVGGRWK
- the TNNT3 gene encoding troponin T, fast skeletal muscle isoforms isoform X43, which produces MSDTEEVEHGEAHEAEEVHEEAHHEEAHHAEAHHEEAHAHAEEVHEPAPPPVHEPEEAPEEEEKPRIKLTAPKIPEGEKVDFDDIQKKRQNKDLIELQALIDSHFEARRKEEEELVALKERIEKRRAERAEQQRIRAEKEKERQARLAEEKARREEEDAKRKAEDDLKKKKALSSMGASYSSYLAKADQKRGKKQTARETKKKVLAERRKPLNIDHLNEDKLRDKAKELWDWLYQLQTEKYDFAEQIKRKKYEILTLRCRLQELSKFSKKAGAKGKVGGRWK
- the TNNT3 gene encoding troponin T, fast skeletal muscle isoforms isoform X32 — encoded protein: MSDTEEVEHGEAHEAEEVHEEEVHEPAPPPVHEPEEAPEEEEKPRIKLTAPKIPEGEKVDFDDIQKKRQNKDLIELQALIDSHFEARRKEEEELVALKERIEKRRAERAEQQRIRAEKEKERQARLAEEKARREEEDAKRKAEDDLKKKKALSSMGASYSSYLAKADQKRGKKQTARETKKKVLAERRKPLNIDHLNEDKLRDKAKELWDWLYQLQTEKYDFAEQIKRKKYEILTLRCRLQELSKFSKKAGAKGKVGGRWK
- the TNNT3 gene encoding troponin T, fast skeletal muscle isoforms isoform X27; translated protein: MSDTEEVEHGEEEYEEEAHEAEEVHEEAHAHAEEVHEPAPPPEEAPEEEEKPRIKLTAPKIPEGEKVDFDDIQKKRQNKDLIELQALIDSHFEARRKEEEELVALKERIEKRRAERAEQQRIRAEKEKERQARLAEEKARREEEDAKRKAEDDLKKKKALSSMGASYSSYLAKADQKRGKKQTARETKKKVLAERRKPLNIDHLNEDKLRDKAKELWDWLYQLQTEKYDFAEQIKRKKYEILTLRCRLQELSKFSKKAGAKGKVGGRWK
- the TNNT3 gene encoding troponin T, fast skeletal muscle isoforms isoform X35; translated protein: MSDTEEVEHGEEEYEEEAHEAEEVHEEAHHEEAHHEEAHHEEAHHAEAHHAEAHHEEAHAHAEEVHEPAPPPVHEPEAPEEEEKPRIKLTAPKIPEGEKVDFDDIQKKRQNKDLIELQALIDSHFEARRKEEEELVALKERIEKRRAERAEQQRIRAEKEKERQARLAEEKARREEEDAKRKAEDDLKKKKALSSMGASYSSYLAKADQKRGKKQTARETKKKVLAERRKPLNIDHLNEDKLRDKAKELWDWLYQLQTEKYDFAEQIKRKKYEILTLRCRLQELSKFSKKAGAKGKVGGRWK
- the TNNT3 gene encoding troponin T, fast skeletal muscle isoforms isoform X36 is translated as MSDTEEVEHGEEEYEEEAHEAEEVHEEAHHEEAHHEEAHHEEAHHAEAHHAEAHHEEAHAHAEEVHEPEEAPEEEEKPRIKLTAPKIPEGEKVDFDDIQKKRQNKDLIELQALIDSHFEARRKEEEELVALKERIEKRRAERAEQQRIRAEKEKERQARLAEEKARREEEDAKRKAEDDLKKKKALSSMGASYSSYLAKADQKRGKKQTARETKKKVLAERRKPLNIDHLNEDKLRDKAKELWDWLYQLQTEKYDFAEQIKRKKYEIVTLRNRIDQAQKHSKKAGAKGKVGGRWK
- the TNNT3 gene encoding troponin T, fast skeletal muscle isoforms isoform X13 gives rise to the protein MSDTEEVEHGEEEYEEEAHEAEEVHEEAHHEEAHHEEAHHEEAHHAEEVHEPAPPPVHEPEEAPEEEEKPRIKLTAPKIPEGEKVDFDDIQKKRQNKDLIELQALIDSHFEARRKEEEELVALKERIEKRRAERAEQQRIRAEKEKERQARLAEEKARREEEDAKRKAEDDLKKKKALSSMGASYSSYLAKADQKRGKKQTARETKKKVLAERRKPLNIDHLNEDKLRDKAKELWDWLYQLQTEKYDFAEQIKRKKYEILTLRCRLQELSKFSKKAGAKGKVGGRWK
- the TNNT3 gene encoding troponin T, fast skeletal muscle isoforms isoform X41: MSDTEEVEHGEEEYEEEAHEAEEVHEEAHHEEAHHAEAHHAEAHHEEAHAHAEEVHEPEEAPEEEEKPRIKLTAPKIPEGEKVDFDDIQKKRQNKDLIELQALIDSHFEARRKEEEELVALKERIEKRRAERAEQQRIRAEKEKERQARLAEEKARREEEDAKRKAEDDLKKKKALSSMGASYSSYLAKADQKRGKKQTARETKKKVLAERRKPLNIDHLNEDKLRDKAKELWDWLYQLQTEKYDFAEQIKRKKYEILTLRCRLQELSKFSKKAGAKGKVGGRWK
- the TNNT3 gene encoding troponin T, fast skeletal muscle isoforms isoform X33 produces the protein MSDTEEVEHGEAHEAEEVHEEEVHEPAPPPEEAPEEEEKPRIKLTAPKIPEGEKVDFDDIQKKRQNKDLIELQALIDSHFEARRKEEEELVALKERIEKRRAERAEQQRIRAEKEKERQARLAEEKARREEEDAKRKAEDDLKKKKALSSMGASYSSYLAKADQKRGKKQTARETKKKVLAERRKPLNIDHLNEDKLRDKAKELWDWLYQLQTEKYDFAEQIKRKKYEILTLRCRLQELSKFSKKAGAKGKVGGRWK
- the TNNT3 gene encoding troponin T, fast skeletal muscle isoforms isoform X21, translated to MSDTEEVEHGEEEYEEEAHEAEEVHEEAHHEEAHHEEAHAHAEEVHEPAPPPEEAPEEEEKPRIKLTAPKIPEGEKVDFDDIQKKRQNKDLIELQALIDSHFEARRKEEEELVALKERIEKRRAERAEQQRIRAEKEKERQARLAEEKARREEEDAKRKAEDDLKKKKALSSMGASYSSYLAKADQKRGKKQTARETKKKVLAERRKPLNIDHLNEDKLRDKAKELWDWLYQLQTEKYDFAEQIKRKKYEILTLRCRLQELSKFSKKAGAKGKVGGRWK
- the TNNT3 gene encoding troponin T, fast skeletal muscle isoforms isoform X26 encodes the protein MSDTEEVEHGEAHEAEEVHEEAHHEEAHAHAEEVHEPAPPPVHEPEEAPEEEEKPRIKLTAPKIPEGEKVDFDDIQKKRQNKDLIELQALIDSHFEARRKEEEELVALKERIEKRRAERAEQQRIRAEKEKERQARLAEEKARREEEDAKRKAEDDLKKKKALSSMGASYSSYLAKADQKRGKKQTARETKKKVLAERRKPLNIDHLNEDKLRDKAKELWDWLYQLQTEKYDFAEQIKRKKYEILTLRCRLQELSKFSKKAGAKGKVGGRWK
- the TNNT3 gene encoding troponin T, fast skeletal muscle isoforms isoform X28; protein product: MSDTEEVEHGEAHEAEEVHEEAHAHAEEVHEPAPPPVHEPEEAPEEEEKPRIKLTAPKIPEGEKVDFDDIQKKRQNKDLIELQALIDSHFEARRKEEEELVALKERIEKRRAERAEQQRIRAEKEKERQARLAEEKARREEEDAKRKAEDDLKKKKALSSMGASYSSYLAKADQKRGKKQTARETKKKVLAERRKPLNIDHLNEDKLRDKAKELWDWLYQLQTEKYDFAEQIKRKKYEILTLRCRLQELSKFSKKAGAKGKVGGRWK